One Lactobacillus sp. ESL0785 DNA window includes the following coding sequences:
- a CDS encoding PTS sugar transporter subunit IIA, with protein MAEKELILISHGTMATGLKDSAELIMGEQEHVHSVCLLPDESPDDFKKKFTEAIAGMNISDITVFADLMGGTPANVVSQMIMGGQKLQLISGMNLPLVIEWLNSQMNGNDSDYITAGKAGMVNITEMLANMKK; from the coding sequence ATGGCAGAGAAAGAATTAATTTTAATTAGTCATGGTACGATGGCTACAGGCCTAAAGGATAGTGCAGAGTTAATTATGGGTGAACAAGAACATGTTCATTCCGTGTGTTTATTGCCTGATGAAAGTCCAGACGATTTTAAGAAAAAGTTTACCGAAGCAATTGCAGGAATGAACATTAGCGATATTACTGTTTTTGCCGATTTAATGGGTGGTACGCCAGCTAATGTCGTCAGCCAAATGATTATGGGTGGACAAAAGCTGCAATTAATATCAGGCATGAACTTGCCATTAGTTATTGAATGGCTTAACAGTCAAATGAATGGTAATGACTCTGATTATATTACTGCTGGCAAAGCGGGCATGGTTAATATTACCGAAATGCTCGCTAACATGAAGAAATAA